The following are from one region of the Oncorhynchus kisutch isolate 150728-3 unplaced genomic scaffold, Okis_V2 Okis03b-Okis08b_hom, whole genome shotgun sequence genome:
- the LOC109886123 gene encoding galactose-specific lectin nattectin: MSVPLRFLCLLSLAVGALHCTPVSDQEGELSEPQYCPQDWSSYNNRCFRYVASQLDWADAESYCVSLGANLASVNNKGEFSFVKNLIKSFDPAESYTWIGLSDLHKEGRWMWTDGSKVVYTSWSSGEPNGSREENCVHTNHQKDKLWNDITCSYKHAFVCATRPGL; this comes from the coding sequence ATGTCTGTTCCCCTCCGCTTCCTCTGTCTTCTCAGCCTGGCTGTTGGTGCTCTACACTGCACTCCCGTGTCTGACCAGGAGGGGGAGCTCTCAGAGCCTCAGTATTGTCCCCAGGACTGGTCAAGCTACAACAACCGGTGCTTCAGGTACGTCGCCTCTCAGCTGGACTGGGCCGATGCAGAGTCCTACTGCGTGTCCCTGGGAGCCAATCTGGCCTCTGTGAACAATAAAGGGGAATTCAGCTTCGTGAAAAACCTGATCAAGAGCTTCGACCCTGCTGAGAGCTATACCTGGATCGGGCTGAGTGACCTCCACAAGGAAGGGAGATGGATGTGGACGGACGGCTCCAAGGTGGTCTACACGAGCTGGTCTTCAGGTGAGCCCAATGGAAGTAGAGAGGAGAACTGTGTTCACACCAACCACCAGAAGGACAAGCTGTGGAACGACATTACCTGCTCATACAAGCATGCCTTTGTCTGCGCCACGCGTCCCGGCCTCTGA